The DNA segment ATGTCAGTACCTGGTGGGCGACTTACGACCTGAAACTCGCCACCGACCAGTTATTCGGCCGCGACGATTTATCCTTTATGGGCGGCTACCAGTTGGTGCACGGCAACAATAATAACCGGGTCTATGACAGCAGCGTTTATGCGAGCGGCATGCGCGGTAACGAAATCAGCAACTCGGGCGGACAAACCCAGACCAACAGCTTGTTTTCGCAGGTCGAATGGCGTTTCCTGCCGGATTGGAGCGTAATGGCCGGCTTGCGCTACGATCATTTTCAGACGATAGGCGGCCATTTTTACAACTACAACCGTAGCGCTACCGACGTCAGGCGCATCCAGAATTACGAAGACCGCAGCCAGGCCCGGATCTCGCCTAAAGCCGCGATCGAGTATTCGCCGGATAATTGGACTTTGCGTTATTCGTTCTCCAAAGCCTATCGTTTTCCGGTGGCTGAAGAATTATTTGCCAGCAAGAATACCGTCGCCGGAACCACATTCGCCGATCCAAACCTGGGGCCGGAAAATGGTTATTTTCATAACTTCATGGTTCAGTACGACCTGCACCAGGGCTTGGTCAGGGCCAACTTTTTTTACGACCAAATCAACGATGAAATATTTTCCTATAACCCGCTGCTGGCGGGCGGCAACGGGCCGAACACCTATCTGGCCATCGGACAAACCGAATCGATCGGTGTCGATTTGACGTATCAGAAATACGGTTTGTTCGGCCTGCCGCTGGATTTTGCAGCCAATACCATTTTCCTGAACAAGCAAATCGTCAATAATCCCCAGGCGCCGGGGCTGGCCGGTAACGAGTGGCCGCGGACGCCTCGTTTGCAGGCCAATGTTCAGGCGACTTACCATATACTGCCGGAATGGGATGTCACGCCATCGGTCCGCTACCGTAGCGACATGTTCCACCAAATTACCAACGTCGATACCGAAGCCAACGTATTCAACGGCTCCGACGAATACACGCTGGTGGACTTCAAAACCAACTACAGGCTGCCGACATACCACAATCTGAAAAGCACAATGTCGGCCGGTATCGATAATATTCTGGACCAGGATGTCTACGAAAATAATCCGCTGGCGCAACGCACCTACTATGTCAGCTTATCCGTTAAGTACTAAACCCAACTGTTCAGCCATGACGACAACCCACATTCTCGAAACCCGCAATCTGGTGGTGGAATACCAACAGCATCGGGCGATCGACCAACTGAATTTAGCGGTACCTGCCGGCTGCGTTTACGCCTTGCTGGGCGGCAACGGCGCCGGCAAAACCACGACGATCAGCACCTTCTTGGGATTTAACCGTCCCAGCAGCGGCCAGGTCTTGATCGGCGGCCGCTCGCTGCAGGACCAACCGGAGCTGGTCAAGTCCGAACTGGCCTATCTGCCGGAAAACGTGGCCTTGTACGACCTGCTCAGCGGCGCGGAAAACCTGCGGTTTTTCTGTGCGCTGGCCGGAATCGAATTGAGCCGGGACCAGTCGGGACAGCTCTTGAGCGACAGCGGCTTGCAGGCGGATGCTCACGACAAGCGGGTCGGCCAGTATTCCAAAGGCATGCGGCAAAAAGTCGGTCTGGCGATCGCCAGCGCCAAGCACGCCAAAGCCATGTTGCTGGACGAACCCACCTCCGGCCTGGACCCGAGCGCGGCCAACGATTTTGCCCAACGCATCCGCGCCGCGGCGGACGCCGGCATGGCGGTATTGATGGCGACCCACGATTTGTTCAACGCCAAGCAAGTCGCGGACCGCATCGGCATCATGAAGCAAGGCCGGCTGGTCGAGGAGTTCGATGCCCACAGCGTGCAACACGACGAACTGGAAAGCAAATATCTGGCGCATGCCCGGGGGTTGGCATGATCGCCATTGTCATGCGCAAGGAACTGGCCACCACGCTGCGCGACGGCCGCTTGCTGGTGCTCGGTTTGTCGCTGTTTGTTTTGTTCGCCGGCTTTTTTCTGTTTTCCAGTTACCAGTTGCAGGCACAGCGCCTGGAAAAACAGCGCGTCGGCGCGACGGCCAAGGAACAGTGGAATTCGCAGAGCGTCAAGAACCCCCATGCCGCCGCGCACTACGGTATCTACGTGTTCAAGCCGGATTTGCCCAGCGCGGCGATAGATCCGGGCTTGACGCCGTTTACCGGTCAGTCGCTGTGGCTGGAGCCGCACAAACGCAACCTGACCCGTTTCAATCCGAGTGCCGACGACGTATTGGCCAATCGATTCGGACAGGCCACCAGCAGCTTCGTGCTTTATGCCTTGTTGCCGCTGTTGATCGTCGCACTCAGTTTCAATTCGGTGTCGCAAGAGCGCGAACGCGGCACCTTGCGCATGTTGCATAGTTTGGGAGTGGCGCCGCGGGCCTTGTTGTTTGGCAAGTTGCTCGGGCTGCTGACGGCGTTCTGGCTGGTGATGTCGCCCGCCGTGTTACTGGCGGGCCTGACGCTGGCCGGCCAATTCGAGCTGGCGATCGACGACCTGCTGCGCTTGAGCCTGCTAATGGCCGGCCTGCTGGCGTATTACACGGTGTTCGCCGCCTTATCGATTGCCGCCTCCGCCTACTTTCGCACCAGCCGCAACACCTTGTTTTGCCTGCTGGGGTTCTGGATGGGCAGCGTGTTCGTCGCCCCGCGGCTGGGCGCCGCGATCGGCGATGTGCTTGCGCCCAACCCCAGTGCCAGCCAATTTTGGGATGCGATCAAGACCGATATCGCCCAAGGCCTGCCCGGCGACGGCTCCAAGCAACAACGCGAAACGGCCTTCGAAGCCCAAGTGCTGGCCCAATACGGCGTTGCCAGCAAAGAGCAGCTACCGGTGGGGTTTGTCTCGCTGAATCGGCAATATAACGACGTTTACTCCAGCAAAGTCCACCAGTTGCATTTCGATCGCCTGCGCGCCAACTTCGCCACCCAACAGCAACTGGCGCATCTGGCCGGTTGGCTGGGGCCCAGCCTGGCGCTGCGTTCGTTGTCGATGGCCATAGCCGGCACCGATTTGGCGCACCAACGCGATTTCGAAGACGCCGCCGAGAGATATCGGCGTTATTTCATCGATCTGACCGAAGACTGGGACCGCGAACGCAGCCACGGCACCGAACGCTCCGCCAAAGGCGCGGAAACCGATTGGCGCAGCGTCCGAGACTTTGCTTACGCCGTTCCCACGGTCGGATTTTCGCTAAAAGCCAGCCTGCTGCCGCTAGCGGTGCTCGGCGCCTGGTTGGGCGCGGCACTGTGGCTGTTGGCCCATTCGGCACGGAGGTTGGCACCATGATGGCTATCGTCAAAGTTGAATGGATCAGAATCCGGCGCAATCCGCTGAACGCGGCGATATTGCTGATTTTTGCGGTCTTGATGGGGCTCAGTGCCGTCTGGTCCGGACTCAGGGCCAGCGAGATTCGCGCTGCCGCGGCGGCGCCGCAAATCGCGGCATCGGCCGCCAATGCCGCAGAAATGCACGACGCGCCGAAGGCGGACGCGCATGACGGCGGTGATGGGGCCTATGCCGCCAGCAATGACCGGGCGCCGTTGCAATTGCCGCTACTGGGCGGTTTGGTGCTGAATGTCAGCCAAGCCGATTTGGTCGGCACGTCCATTAAAGTCTCCAGTCGCAGCCGCCATACCG comes from the Methylomonas sp. EFPC3 genome and includes:
- a CDS encoding DUF3526 domain-containing protein is translated as MIAIVMRKELATTLRDGRLLVLGLSLFVLFAGFFLFSSYQLQAQRLEKQRVGATAKEQWNSQSVKNPHAAAHYGIYVFKPDLPSAAIDPGLTPFTGQSLWLEPHKRNLTRFNPSADDVLANRFGQATSSFVLYALLPLLIVALSFNSVSQERERGTLRMLHSLGVAPRALLFGKLLGLLTAFWLVMSPAVLLAGLTLAGQFELAIDDLLRLSLLMAGLLAYYTVFAALSIAASAYFRTSRNTLFCLLGFWMGSVFVAPRLGAAIGDVLAPNPSASQFWDAIKTDIAQGLPGDGSKQQRETAFEAQVLAQYGVASKEQLPVGFVSLNRQYNDVYSSKVHQLHFDRLRANFATQQQLAHLAGWLGPSLALRSLSMAIAGTDLAHQRDFEDAAERYRRYFIDLTEDWDRERSHGTERSAKGAETDWRSVRDFAYAVPTVGFSLKASLLPLAVLGAWLGAALWLLAHSARRLAP
- a CDS encoding ABC transporter ATP-binding protein encodes the protein MTTTHILETRNLVVEYQQHRAIDQLNLAVPAGCVYALLGGNGAGKTTTISTFLGFNRPSSGQVLIGGRSLQDQPELVKSELAYLPENVALYDLLSGAENLRFFCALAGIELSRDQSGQLLSDSGLQADAHDKRVGQYSKGMRQKVGLAIASAKHAKAMLLDEPTSGLDPSAANDFAQRIRAAADAGMAVLMATHDLFNAKQVADRIGIMKQGRLVEEFDAHSVQHDELESKYLAHARGLA